Within Nitrospirota bacterium, the genomic segment CCCAACAAAATTCGCATCACAGTCGGCTCGGTACGGCTCGATGCGGAACTGAAGTCCACGAAGACCGCGTTGGAAGTATACGCCGCCTTGCCGGTTGAGAGTCCGGTCAACACCTGGGGCGAGGAGTTCTATTTCAAACTGGCCGGGGTCAAGGACCATCGAGAAACGGCGACGAACCAAGTGAAAGTCGGCGATGTCGCCTTCTGGGGCGCCGGACAAGTCCTGGCTATTTTCTTTGGACGGACCCCGATGAGTATGGGGCAGGATCCTGTCCCTGC encodes:
- a CDS encoding cyclophilin-like fold protein, with product MADFPNKIRITVGSVRLDAELKSTKTALEVYAALPVESPVNTWGEEFYFKLAGVKDHRETATNQVKVGDVAFWGAGQVLAIFFGRTPMSMGQDPVPADRVNVIGRIVGDASVLRNVMDQPNIRIEKI